A stretch of Solirubrobacterales bacterium DNA encodes these proteins:
- a CDS encoding amino acid permease — MASLSEQLFRRKPVQEFSAETGADTGQSELKRSIGLFQLATFGIGATIGTGIFFILSEAVPMAGPATIFAFLLAGVVAGLTALCYAELASAVPVSGSSYSYAYASLGEFVAMIVAACLLLEYGVSTAAVAVGWSQYINELLGNLFSFSLPTELAYAPEQGGIINLPAVLLVAMCALLLIRGASESAKVNAVMVMIKLGVLLVFVAIGITGWNSDNLQDFAPYGFSGVTAATGVIFFTFVGLDAVSTAGEEVKNPRRNMPLAIISALLVVTGMYILVAIVGLAAQPWQQFEGQEAGLSQILENITGSTWPGTFIAAGAVISIFSVTLVTLFGQTRILFAMSRDGMIPEFFHKVNKRTMTPVRNTIVVAIVVSILAGVIPIDFLAEMTSIGTLVAFTVVSIAVIILRQTEPDLDRGFTVPFYPVTPILAIAGSLWIIQNLRITTILVFAVWTAIVLIWYFAYGIRHSHLGRHEHVGLDKEDAQS; from the coding sequence ATGGCGTCACTCAGTGAACAGTTGTTCCGGCGAAAGCCCGTTCAGGAGTTCAGCGCGGAGACCGGTGCGGACACCGGCCAGAGTGAGCTGAAACGATCGATCGGGCTGTTCCAGCTGGCCACCTTCGGGATCGGTGCGACGATCGGGACCGGGATCTTCTTCATTCTCTCCGAAGCGGTGCCGATGGCCGGGCCGGCCACCATCTTCGCCTTCCTGCTGGCCGGCGTGGTGGCCGGGCTCACCGCGCTCTGTTATGCCGAGCTGGCCAGCGCCGTGCCCGTTTCGGGATCCTCCTACTCCTACGCCTACGCCTCGCTCGGCGAGTTCGTGGCGATGATCGTGGCCGCCTGCCTGCTGCTCGAGTACGGCGTGTCGACCGCGGCGGTCGCGGTCGGCTGGTCGCAGTACATCAACGAGCTGCTCGGCAACCTGTTCAGTTTTTCGCTGCCGACCGAGCTGGCCTACGCCCCCGAGCAGGGCGGGATCATCAACCTGCCGGCGGTGCTGCTGGTTGCCATGTGCGCCCTGCTCTTGATTCGCGGTGCCAGCGAGTCGGCCAAGGTCAACGCGGTGATGGTGATGATCAAGCTCGGAGTCCTGCTGGTCTTCGTCGCGATCGGGATCACCGGGTGGAACAGCGACAACCTTCAGGATTTCGCGCCATACGGTTTCAGCGGGGTCACCGCCGCCACCGGGGTGATCTTCTTCACCTTCGTCGGGCTTGATGCGGTTTCCACCGCCGGCGAGGAGGTCAAGAACCCGAGACGGAACATGCCGCTGGCGATCATCAGCGCCCTGCTGGTGGTGACCGGCATGTACATCCTGGTCGCGATCGTCGGCCTGGCGGCCCAGCCGTGGCAGCAGTTCGAGGGGCAGGAGGCGGGTCTGTCCCAAATTCTCGAAAACATCACCGGTTCCACCTGGCCGGGTACCTTCATCGCCGCCGGGGCGGTGATCTCGATCTTCAGCGTGACTCTGGTCACCCTGTTCGGCCAGACCCGGATCCTGTTCGCGATGTCGCGGGACGGGATGATCCCCGAGTTCTTCCACAAGGTGAACAAGCGGACCATGACCCCGGTACGGAACACGATCGTGGTCGCCATCGTGGTCTCGATCCTGGCCGGGGTGATCCCGATCGACTTCCTCGCCGAGATGACCAGCATCGGCACCCTGGTTGCATTCACCGTGGTCTCGATCGCGGTGATCATCCTGCGGCAGACCGAGCCCGACCTCGATCGCGGATTCACGGTTCCGTTCTACCCGGTGACCCCGATCCTGGCGATCGCCGGCTCGCTCTGGATCATCCAGAACCTGAGGATCA